Proteins from a genomic interval of Cucumis melo cultivar AY chromosome 7, USDA_Cmelo_AY_1.0, whole genome shotgun sequence:
- the LOC127150278 gene encoding alanine--tRNA ligase-like: protein MDADATTALRKQGVASTDDKFKFIWFKVCERLTSVLQNKMSNYDTDVFMPIFDAIQKATGARPYSGKVGPDDVDNMDMAYRVVADHIRTLSFAIADGSCPGNEGREYVLRRILRRAVRYGSEVLKAQEGFFNGLVSIVVKVMGDVFPELRQHELRIREIIAEEEASFGKTLLKGIEKFKKAAQDVQGKILSGQDAFILWDTYGFPLDLTQLMVEERGLLVDTQGFNNAMDEARERSRSAQNKQAGGTIAMDADATAALRKQSKSLLVAVLVIVLSIYSFSFFLSFFPKDDQCNN from the exons ATGGATGCTGATGCTACAACAGCATTGCGCAAACAGGGAGTTGCTTCAACAGATgacaaattcaaatttatttggTTCAAGGTTTGTGAAAGGCTGACTTCGGTGCTTCAGAACAAGATGAGTAATTATGATACTGATGTGTTCATGCCTATCTTTGATGCAATCCAAAAG GCAACTGGAGCTCGGCCCTATAGTGGAAAAGTTGGGCCAGACGATGTGGACAACATGGACATGGCTTACAGGGTTGTTGCTGATCATATTAGAACTCTTTCATTTGCCATTGCTGATGGGTCTTGTCCAG GTAATGAGGGGCGTGAGTATGTTTTGAGACGTATTCTTCGTCGAGCAGTTCGATATGGAAGTGAAGTTTTAAAAGCTCAAGAAGGATTTTTCAATGG ACTTGTGAGTATTGTGGTGAAAGTGATGGGTGATGTCTTCCCGGAGCTAAGACAACATGAACTACGAATTAGGGAGATAATTGCAGAGGAGGAAGCATCTTTTGGGAAAACTTTACTAAAG GGAATTGAGAAATTTAAGAAGGCTGCTCAGGATGTACAAGGAAAGATATTGAGTGGGCAG GATGCTTTTATCTTATGGGATACCTATGGATTTCCATTAGATTTGACTCAG TTGATGGTGGAAGAGAGGGGCCTGCTAGTTGATACTCAGGGTTTTAACAATGCTATGGATGAGGCGAGGGAAAGATCAAGAAGTGCTCAAAATAAG CAAGCAGGTGGTACAATTGCCATGGATGCTGATGCTACAGCAGCATTGCGCAAACAATCCAAAAGTCTATTAgttgcagttttagttattgTTCTCTCAatctattctttttctttctttctttctttttttccaaaggatgatcagtgtaataattaa